A region of uncultured Desulfobacter sp. DNA encodes the following proteins:
- a CDS encoding aminotransferase class V-fold PLP-dependent enzyme: MATKNTRPLSLHFDTRAIHHGLKDSGFDGATLPPIYQNAAHYHETAQDLSNTFAGETGNHVYMRLTNPTNQFLENKLCALESGRKAILTSSGMAAINNACMTLLRAGDELVASKSLFMSTFNLFTNIYHRYGIKAVLADPLDPEKIEKSITDQTRFVYIETITNPGMEVADIRKIAAIAHSKGLPLLVDNTLASPWLCRPIELGADIVLHSTTKYLSGHGASLGGLIVDAGNFDWSQPRFNDFSSVVAQAGNLSFITKAWREAQVNFGTTPAPFHSFLTAVGLNTLGVRMERHMENAMKTACFLKQHPKVKWVNFPGFEDHISHKTACEQFGSRGFGTMLTFGLENEAACFKCIDRLSMVLNLANLGDCKTLIIHPWSTQYITFPKEQREQMADPCLLRLSVGIEHIDDICADLDQALAGV; this comes from the coding sequence ATGGCTACAAAAAATACGAGACCTTTATCCCTTCACTTTGACACCCGGGCCATCCACCATGGCTTAAAAGATTCCGGGTTTGACGGTGCCACCCTTCCTCCCATTTACCAGAATGCGGCCCATTATCACGAGACTGCCCAGGATTTGAGCAACACCTTTGCAGGAGAAACCGGCAATCATGTTTATATGCGGCTGACCAATCCGACCAACCAATTTCTGGAAAATAAACTGTGTGCTCTGGAGTCAGGCCGGAAAGCCATTTTGACGTCATCTGGCATGGCTGCCATCAACAATGCCTGCATGACACTGCTTAGGGCCGGCGATGAGCTTGTGGCATCAAAATCTCTTTTTATGTCCACCTTTAACCTGTTTACCAATATTTACCACAGGTATGGGATCAAGGCCGTCCTTGCAGACCCCCTTGATCCGGAAAAAATTGAAAAATCCATTACAGATCAAACCCGGTTTGTTTACATCGAAACCATTACCAACCCGGGCATGGAAGTTGCCGATATCCGAAAAATTGCAGCGATCGCACATTCAAAGGGGCTTCCGTTGCTGGTGGACAATACACTCGCCTCTCCCTGGCTTTGCCGGCCCATTGAATTGGGTGCCGACATTGTACTTCATTCCACCACCAAATATCTGTCAGGCCATGGCGCTTCCCTGGGTGGTTTGATTGTAGATGCGGGCAATTTTGACTGGTCACAACCACGTTTTAATGATTTTTCCTCTGTGGTGGCGCAGGCTGGAAATCTGAGCTTTATCACCAAGGCATGGAGAGAGGCTCAAGTCAATTTCGGAACCACCCCGGCCCCGTTTCACTCTTTTCTGACGGCTGTGGGCCTGAACACCCTAGGAGTCAGGATGGAACGGCACATGGAAAATGCCATGAAAACGGCTTGTTTTTTAAAACAACATCCAAAGGTAAAATGGGTTAACTTCCCGGGATTTGAGGATCACATAAGCCACAAAACCGCCTGTGAGCAATTCGGCAGCCGGGGGTTCGGGACTATGCTGACCTTTGGCCTGGAAAATGAAGCTGCCTGTTTTAAATGCATTGACCGACTCTCCATGGTCCTCAACCTGGCAAACCTTGGAGATTGCAAAACCTTAATTATCCATCCCTGGTCCACCCAGTACATTACCTTTCCAAAGGAACAGCGGGAACAGATGGCGGATCCCTGCCTGCTGCGCCTTTCCGTAGGGATTGAGCACATCGACGATATCTGTGCCGACCTGGACCAGGCACTTGCAGGGGTATAA
- a CDS encoding class I SAM-dependent methyltransferase — METKKLGEFLSGNNRESIPDVAFKVMTAIMKLTDILFRHSQKNFQTLGLKPGQTVIDYGCGPARYIELASRAVGEKGKVIAVDIHPLAIAKVKEKIKKFTLANVQAVLAEKNRTPISSEIADVVYALDMFHMVADPGEFLKELSRLVKKDGTIIIEDGHQPRTKTVHKIEQSGWVKIIRETKSHVKCQRS; from the coding sequence ATGGAAACAAAAAAATTAGGAGAATTTCTTTCAGGAAACAATCGTGAGTCAATCCCGGACGTCGCTTTTAAGGTAATGACAGCGATTATGAAACTGACGGATATATTGTTCCGGCATTCACAAAAAAATTTTCAGACATTGGGCTTAAAACCGGGCCAGACGGTTATTGATTATGGCTGTGGTCCGGCCAGGTACATTGAATTGGCATCCAGGGCTGTGGGTGAAAAAGGCAAAGTTATCGCGGTGGATATCCACCCCCTTGCCATTGCCAAAGTCAAAGAAAAAATTAAGAAATTCACGCTGGCGAACGTCCAGGCGGTTCTGGCGGAAAAAAATAGAACTCCCATAAGTTCTGAAATCGCTGATGTGGTTTATGCCCTGGATATGTTTCATATGGTGGCTGACCCTGGTGAATTTTTAAAAGAGTTGAGCCGATTGGTTAAGAAGGACGGTACAATAATTATTGAAGACGGGCATCAGCCCAGAACAAAGACTGTCCATAAAATTGAACAATCCGGGTGGGTAAAAATTATCCGGGAAACCAAATCACATGTAAAGTGTCAGCGGTCATGA
- a CDS encoding PAS domain S-box protein, whose protein sequence is MNEQTAALTRATISAYQAAELEIVRVAARSITLYIEDQVNVHQLNDITRIEQKIFRLFVSPIKLLKNGDAWIYAPDHVVFDMSEDFPDEYKGKSMDQIFDIQKKMGASHFEEMAAAVMNCREGVGWYIWLPDKGREIAAWTPVKVGTYIWSIGLSVPLPEILEHTGAGKQIRAIKFTMSVATIAAVIFMLAWGYGAWIKERVEQELRQREKDIQKATERYKSIIHTVIDSFWLTDLNGNLLDVNDACCRMSGYSETELLSMNIVDLDHSMNQDEVAARIEQIKDLGYSRFESKHLRKNGTLYDVEVIAQYLVDKNDKLFIISRDITERKQMEQALKESEARFKALHNASFGGIAIHDKGVILECNQGLSEMTGYSIDQLIGMDGLLLIAETSRAMVMDNILSGYEKAYEAIGLRKNGEEYPIRVEARIIPYKGKNIRIVEFRDITEQKKAEQKNEALQEQLFQAQKMEAIGNLAGGVAHDFNNMLSIILGNIEILQEDIAPDSPLLLRIHEVKKAAERSADLTRQLLAFARKQTIAPKILNPNSTIEGMLKMLKRLIGEDIDLLWSPNELLWSVSMDPSQIDQILANLCVNARDAIKGVGKVTIETDNICLDNDYCKAHRGFLPGEFVLICVSDNGSGIDKETMEKLFDPFFTTKKKGHGTGLGLATVYGIVKQNNGFINVYSEAGQGTTFRIYIPRQENCQAEGPEISMENLPKGSETILLVEDETAILHMTQTMLERMGYTVLPANRPEEAIRICSHYNEKIHLLITDVVMPSMNGRELVQTILKFIPDIKCLYMSGYTSNVIAHRGILDQGLNFINKPFSKQALSAQLRAILDEKGE, encoded by the coding sequence GTGAACGAACAAACAGCCGCTTTAACCCGGGCAACAATATCTGCATACCAGGCTGCTGAACTGGAGATTGTTCGGGTGGCGGCCCGCAGTATCACCTTGTATATTGAGGATCAGGTGAATGTTCACCAACTCAATGACATCACCCGCATTGAACAAAAAATCTTCAGGCTGTTTGTCAGTCCCATAAAATTATTGAAGAACGGTGACGCATGGATTTATGCTCCGGATCATGTCGTCTTTGACATGAGTGAAGATTTCCCTGATGAATATAAAGGGAAAAGTATGGATCAGATATTTGACATTCAGAAAAAAATGGGGGCCAGCCACTTTGAAGAGATGGCAGCGGCAGTTATGAATTGCCGGGAAGGTGTCGGCTGGTATATCTGGCTGCCCGACAAAGGCAGAGAAATAGCGGCGTGGACCCCCGTTAAAGTCGGAACATATATCTGGAGTATCGGGCTGTCTGTTCCGCTGCCGGAAATTTTGGAGCATACCGGTGCGGGAAAACAAATCAGAGCGATAAAGTTTACGATGTCCGTCGCGACCATTGCCGCGGTAATTTTTATGCTTGCCTGGGGTTATGGGGCCTGGATCAAAGAGCGGGTTGAGCAGGAACTCAGACAAAGAGAAAAAGATATACAAAAGGCCACTGAAAGGTATAAAAGCATTATCCACACTGTGATTGACAGCTTCTGGCTGACAGATCTTAACGGCAACCTCCTGGATGTCAACGATGCCTGCTGCCGCATGAGTGGATATAGTGAAACGGAATTGCTTTCCATGAATATTGTGGACCTGGATCACAGTATGAATCAGGATGAAGTTGCCGCAAGGATAGAACAGATCAAGGATCTGGGTTATTCCCGATTCGAGTCAAAACACCTTCGTAAAAACGGTACTCTGTATGATGTGGAAGTTATTGCACAGTACCTGGTGGATAAAAATGATAAATTGTTCATTATCTCCCGGGACATCACTGAACGTAAACAGATGGAGCAGGCGTTAAAGGAAAGTGAAGCCCGGTTTAAAGCTCTTCACAATGCCTCCTTCGGCGGCATTGCCATTCATGACAAAGGGGTCATTTTAGAGTGTAACCAAGGGCTGTCGGAAATGACCGGATATTCCATTGACCAATTAATCGGTATGGACGGACTTTTACTGATTGCCGAAACGTCAAGGGCAATGGTCATGGACAATATACTTTCCGGCTATGAAAAAGCCTATGAAGCCATCGGCCTGCGCAAAAACGGTGAAGAATATCCCATTCGGGTGGAGGCCAGGATTATTCCATATAAGGGAAAAAATATCAGAATCGTTGAATTCCGGGATATCACAGAACAGAAAAAAGCGGAGCAGAAAAACGAAGCGCTTCAGGAACAGCTGTTTCAGGCACAGAAAATGGAAGCCATTGGAAATCTGGCCGGGGGTGTGGCCCATGATTTTAACAACATGCTGAGCATTATTCTTGGCAATATTGAAATACTGCAGGAAGATATCGCACCAGACAGCCCCTTGCTCCTAAGAATCCACGAGGTGAAAAAAGCTGCTGAACGTTCTGCAGATCTGACCCGCCAGCTGCTTGCCTTTGCCCGTAAACAAACCATTGCCCCCAAAATACTTAACCCAAACAGCACAATTGAAGGCATGCTCAAGATGTTGAAAAGATTGATCGGGGAAGATATCGACCTGTTATGGAGCCCCAATGAGCTGTTATGGTCAGTGAGCATGGACCCGTCCCAAATCGATCAGATATTGGCCAACCTGTGCGTCAATGCCAGGGATGCCATAAAAGGCGTGGGTAAAGTCACCATTGAAACCGACAATATCTGTCTGGATAATGATTACTGCAAAGCACACCGGGGGTTCTTACCCGGCGAATTTGTCCTCATATGCGTCAGTGACAATGGCAGCGGTATAGATAAAGAGACCATGGAGAAGCTGTTCGACCCATTTTTTACCACCAAAAAGAAAGGCCATGGAACAGGACTGGGGCTTGCCACTGTCTATGGAATTGTTAAACAAAACAATGGGTTTATTAACGTATACAGTGAAGCCGGACAAGGTACCACCTTCAGAATATATATACCGAGACAAGAGAATTGCCAGGCTGAAGGCCCTGAAATCAGCATGGAGAATCTTCCAAAAGGTTCCGAGACAATACTGCTGGTTGAAGATGAGACGGCCATCCTTCATATGACACAAACAATGCTGGAACGGATGGGCTATACAGTGTTACCGGCCAACAGACCGGAAGAAGCGATCCGGATTTGCAGCCATTACAATGAAAAAATCCACCTTCTGATAACCGATGTTGTAATGCCGTCGATGAACGGACGAGAGCTTGTCCAGACAATTTTAAAATTCATCCCGGACATAAAATGCCTGTACATGTCAGGATACACCAGCAATGTGATTGCCCATAGAGGGATACTGGATCAAGGGCTTAACTTCATCAACAAACCATTTTCAAAGCAGGCTCTATCCGCACAGTTAAGAGCCATACTGGATGAAAAAGGAGAGTGA